A single region of the Pseudalkalibacillus berkeleyi genome encodes:
- the ytfJ gene encoding GerW family sporulation protein, whose protein sequence is MSEHPIQGLMQTAMENIKEMIDVNTIIGDPVETPDGSVILTVSKVGFGFAAGGSQFNSASSGHSKGSSDEDSLPFGGGSGGGVSITPIAFLIVNSSGVKTIHLDNSTHLYERLLDLAPQVVEKIQKMMNNTQGSKSNNQQRQQQPDLQQTQHQSERRQKHDLDF, encoded by the coding sequence ATGTCAGAACATCCAATCCAGGGCTTGATGCAAACAGCAATGGAAAATATTAAAGAGATGATCGATGTCAATACGATCATTGGAGATCCAGTTGAAACACCTGATGGTAGTGTGATTCTAACCGTATCTAAGGTTGGTTTCGGCTTTGCGGCTGGTGGAAGTCAGTTTAATTCTGCGTCGTCAGGTCACTCGAAAGGGAGTTCAGATGAGGATTCTCTCCCGTTTGGTGGAGGAAGTGGTGGAGGCGTTTCGATTACACCGATTGCCTTTCTCATTGTGAATTCATCAGGCGTTAAGACGATTCACCTTGATAACAGTACCCACTTGTATGAGAGATTATTGGATTTAGCGCCACAGGTTGTTGAAAAGATCCAGAAAATGATGAATAACACACAAGGTTCGAAGTCTAATAATCAACAAAGACAGCAACAACCTGATCTCCAACAGACCCAACATCAATCCGAACGTCGACAAAAGCATGACTTAGATTTCTAG
- a CDS encoding DUF2953 domain-containing protein, giving the protein MYWVIGIILFFIALIIMVLVSRVTVSITYIHEPNRNECKVHMHVFKGIIHYSWDFPFDQLEVEDDGVHLQYQTDLEVGKQDHEKDREAIFRAESIVQRAHETREIIDSVYQFHKIVRKFLQSIQIEKFEWYSTIGTGDAGSTGVFSGMLWTIKGSLVGLISHIANLKNPPLIEVHPSFQIPLVNTNMQCMFSFRVGKAIRAGYQIAKNWKGRKQHVRTSNPGLDANSNGKY; this is encoded by the coding sequence ATGTATTGGGTTATCGGAATTATCCTATTCTTTATTGCCCTAATCATAATGGTTTTGGTCAGTCGCGTTACAGTTTCAATTACGTATATCCATGAACCAAACCGAAACGAATGCAAGGTTCATATGCATGTGTTTAAAGGTATTATACATTATTCATGGGACTTTCCTTTTGACCAATTGGAAGTGGAGGATGATGGGGTCCACCTCCAATATCAAACAGATTTAGAAGTGGGGAAGCAAGATCATGAGAAGGATAGAGAAGCTATTTTCCGAGCTGAATCCATCGTTCAGCGTGCCCATGAAACGAGAGAAATAATTGACTCAGTGTACCAGTTTCATAAAATTGTACGTAAATTCCTTCAATCAATACAGATTGAAAAGTTCGAATGGTACAGTACGATCGGTACGGGGGATGCAGGCTCTACGGGCGTTTTTTCAGGAATGCTTTGGACAATTAAAGGAAGTCTAGTAGGATTGATCAGTCATATTGCCAATTTAAAAAATCCTCCTCTCATAGAAGTGCATCCATCCTTTCAAATTCCTCTTGTAAATACGAATATGCAATGTATGTTTTCATTTCGAGTGGGGAAAGCTATACGCGCAGGATATCAGATCGCGAAAAATTGGAAGGGAAGGAAACAGCATGTCAGAACATCCAATCCAGGGCTTGATGCAAACAGCAATGGAAAATATTAA
- a CDS encoding RDD family protein: MDNTISDEQPMNPPLDPPKPRKFAGFWMRFWAYLIDLLVIGSIYRIMINPTFRWLDLPLNDPSIFSIKAISTGIIFFAYFLLMTKFFGQTLGKMVFAIKVVSKEIDGHLTWSTLLFREVIGRFISKKILLIGYLISGFTSEKKALHDIFADTRVIHTKK; encoded by the coding sequence TTGGATAATACAATTTCAGATGAACAACCAATGAACCCCCCTCTAGATCCTCCTAAACCGAGAAAATTTGCTGGGTTTTGGATGAGATTCTGGGCTTATTTGATCGATTTATTAGTCATCGGGAGTATTTATCGTATTATGATTAATCCTACATTCCGGTGGTTAGATTTACCCTTGAATGACCCTAGTATTTTTTCGATTAAAGCAATCTCAACAGGTATTATATTTTTCGCCTACTTTTTGTTGATGACGAAGTTCTTCGGACAAACGCTTGGAAAAATGGTATTCGCAATTAAAGTGGTTTCGAAAGAAATAGACGGTCATCTTACCTGGTCGACACTTCTTTTCAGAGAGGTAATTGGTCGATTTATTAGTAAGAAAATCTTATTAATTGGTTATCTTATTTCTGGATTTACGAGCGAAAAAAAAGCTCTACATGATATTTTCGCAGATACGCGTGTGATTCATACGAAGAAATAG
- the sppA gene encoding signal peptide peptidase SppA, whose product MNGKRWAALGIAAALLFVSVLINGLSLAANANFGSIESSALFEDEPFIEEVVEEGKDKESIVLLELNGVIQDTGDAVSFFQSQGYNHRNFLAMLEYAGEDSSVEGIIIRVNTPGGGVVESAEIHDQIKTIQKKSKKPVYISMGNMAASGGYYISAPADKIIAHPSTLTGSLGVIIQSMNYGELAEKLGVKWETIKSGKHKDILSPTREMTESEQEILQSIVDNSYDEFVKVIASGREMSESNVRKIADGRVYDGRQAKELNLVDGLGDLDDTIKTMKKDLGNSHLKVVRYEQNIGLNSFLNMTAQKLFQPNGDLLGIQKLMSETNTPQIKYLYTE is encoded by the coding sequence ATGAACGGAAAACGTTGGGCAGCATTAGGGATTGCAGCCGCTTTGTTGTTTGTCTCGGTTCTCATAAATGGACTATCACTTGCGGCAAATGCAAACTTCGGAAGCATAGAAAGTAGTGCGCTATTTGAAGACGAACCTTTTATTGAAGAGGTTGTGGAGGAAGGTAAAGATAAGGAAAGCATCGTTCTACTAGAGTTGAACGGTGTCATACAAGATACTGGAGATGCAGTATCATTCTTTCAATCCCAAGGATATAACCATCGGAATTTTCTAGCAATGCTAGAATACGCTGGTGAAGATTCTAGCGTAGAAGGGATCATCATACGAGTCAACACGCCAGGTGGAGGCGTAGTTGAAAGCGCTGAAATTCATGATCAAATAAAGACTATTCAAAAGAAAAGTAAGAAGCCGGTATACATATCGATGGGTAACATGGCCGCATCGGGTGGGTATTACATTTCAGCACCAGCAGATAAGATTATTGCGCATCCTTCTACACTAACTGGATCACTAGGTGTGATCATCCAATCTATGAACTATGGTGAGTTGGCTGAAAAGTTAGGTGTGAAGTGGGAAACGATTAAGAGTGGCAAGCATAAAGACATTCTCTCACCGACCCGTGAAATGACGGAAAGTGAACAGGAAATTCTTCAGTCTATCGTTGATAATTCTTATGATGAATTTGTAAAAGTAATTGCATCTGGACGAGAAATGTCAGAAAGCAATGTTCGTAAAATTGCTGACGGTCGAGTATATGACGGAAGACAAGCGAAGGAATTGAATCTCGTTGATGGATTAGGTGATCTTGACGATACGATCAAGACGATGAAGAAGGATTTAGGAAACTCTCATTTGAAGGTTGTCCGATATGAACAAAATATTGGTTTAAATTCTTTCCTGAACATGACCGCTCAAAAGCTGTTCCAACCGAATGGTGATCTTCTCGGTATTCAAAAGCTTATGAGTGAGACAAATACACCGCAAATCAAATATTTATACACGGAATAG
- a CDS encoding NAD kinase: MADRKNIHFFHKKGTEFEDKIVRLKNLAVDNGFTLVDKADEANIIASIGGDGTFLQAVRQTGFRDDALYVGVSTGQLGFYCDFDIEDLPGMIEAMMNEQVEVRRYPTIKVDVENDASFYCLNECSIRSGIIKTLSLDLYIDDLFFERFKGDGIIVSTPTGSTAYNKSMDGAIVDPKLACMQINEVASINNNHYRTLGSSFLLSEERALVINMVDDGNDFPIIGMDNEALSVRHTGSIRISLSDKRIKTVKLKDNSFWHKVKRSFL; the protein is encoded by the coding sequence ATGGCTGATCGTAAAAATATTCATTTCTTTCACAAGAAAGGAACTGAATTTGAAGATAAAATTGTCAGATTAAAGAACCTTGCTGTAGATAATGGGTTTACCTTAGTAGACAAAGCAGATGAAGCGAACATTATCGCAAGTATTGGTGGAGATGGTACTTTCCTACAAGCTGTCAGGCAAACTGGGTTTCGGGACGATGCTTTATATGTCGGAGTTAGTACCGGTCAATTAGGATTCTATTGTGACTTTGATATTGAAGATTTACCAGGCATGATCGAAGCGATGATGAATGAACAAGTAGAGGTCCGCAGATATCCAACCATTAAAGTGGACGTAGAAAATGACGCCTCCTTCTATTGCCTTAATGAGTGTTCCATCCGTTCAGGCATTATTAAGACACTATCACTTGATTTGTATATTGACGACCTATTCTTCGAAAGATTTAAAGGCGATGGCATCATCGTGTCTACACCAACTGGAAGTACGGCCTATAACAAATCAATGGACGGCGCTATTGTAGATCCGAAGCTTGCCTGTATGCAGATTAACGAAGTTGCATCCATTAACAACAATCATTATAGAACGCTCGGTAGTTCATTCCTATTGAGTGAAGAACGAGCCCTAGTGATTAATATGGTTGACGACGGTAACGATTTTCCGATTATTGGAATGGACAATGAGGCGTTGAGTGTCAGGCATACCGGTTCAATTAGAATCAGCCTGTCAGACAAACGAATTAAGACTGTAAAATTGAAGGACAACTCCTTCTGGCATAAAGTGAAGAGAAGCTTTTTGTAA
- a CDS encoding amidohydrolase gives MKTLWTNGTIYTMNEEFETVEAVIVENERIIDTGDRDRMEREHAIDEIQDLQGAVMYPGFVDSHLHMIGHGEKLLRLDLSEIHSAEEMRTTLKEKVYSTPFDEWIIGDGWNENNFVDRKIFHRNELDEIAPHHPMMLTRICRHALLANSKALDIAGITKHTPDPPGGVIVRDSNGSPTGYLLDKAQDLVRDALPKVTEEYLHRALSTSVEDLTKHGLVGGHSEDLNYYGGFKRTYDTFLNVVNEENMKFKANLLVHHEVVEDMHEHRFAFGASNGYVELGAMKIFADGALGGRTAYLSKPYNDMPETYGVAIHTLTELKNLVKKARRYNMPVAIHTIGDLALEFALYAVEEYPPPIGLRDRFVHGQVVRPDLIERLKKVPVIIDIQPHFVASDFPWVIERLGEERMQYSFAWKTLLDEGIPCGAGSDAPIETADPLATIYAAVMRKKKGDPHQGYYPEQKLTVYEAVSLYTKGSAYAIGKEDEMGRIKSGYSADFTVLSEDLFRIDPENIPDVTVLKTVVNNSIVYAAE, from the coding sequence ATGAAAACGTTATGGACGAATGGAACGATCTACACAATGAATGAAGAGTTTGAAACGGTTGAAGCCGTAATAGTAGAAAACGAACGGATTATTGATACTGGTGATCGTGACAGAATGGAGCGGGAACATGCTATAGATGAGATACAAGATCTCCAAGGTGCTGTCATGTATCCTGGGTTTGTGGACAGTCACTTACATATGATCGGTCACGGGGAAAAGCTACTACGACTTGATTTATCAGAAATCCACTCGGCTGAAGAAATGCGAACGACACTTAAAGAAAAAGTCTATTCGACGCCCTTTGATGAGTGGATCATCGGAGATGGCTGGAATGAAAATAATTTTGTGGACCGAAAAATTTTCCACCGTAATGAATTAGACGAGATTGCACCTCATCATCCAATGATGTTAACGCGCATTTGTCGCCATGCACTGCTCGCGAACTCAAAAGCACTAGATATAGCAGGAATAACGAAACATACCCCTGACCCTCCTGGTGGGGTAATTGTTAGAGATTCAAACGGTTCTCCGACAGGATATTTGCTTGATAAGGCACAAGATCTTGTTCGAGACGCTCTCCCTAAGGTAACTGAAGAATACTTACACCGCGCACTTTCAACTTCAGTAGAGGATCTGACAAAGCACGGGCTTGTCGGAGGTCATAGTGAGGATTTGAATTATTATGGAGGATTTAAGAGGACCTACGATACATTTTTGAATGTCGTGAATGAAGAAAATATGAAATTCAAAGCGAATCTCCTCGTCCACCATGAAGTGGTTGAGGATATGCATGAACATCGATTTGCGTTTGGTGCGTCGAATGGTTATGTTGAGCTTGGCGCAATGAAAATTTTTGCCGATGGTGCATTAGGTGGTAGAACCGCGTACCTAAGTAAACCGTACAATGACATGCCGGAAACATATGGTGTAGCCATTCACACTCTTACGGAACTGAAAAATCTCGTAAAAAAAGCTAGACGTTATAATATGCCAGTTGCGATCCATACGATTGGTGACTTAGCGTTAGAATTTGCCTTGTATGCAGTCGAGGAGTATCCGCCACCAATAGGACTGAGAGATCGTTTTGTTCATGGTCAAGTCGTTCGACCAGATTTAATTGAACGACTCAAGAAGGTGCCTGTCATTATTGATATTCAGCCTCATTTCGTAGCATCTGACTTCCCATGGGTGATCGAACGGCTTGGGGAGGAGCGCATGCAATATAGCTTTGCTTGGAAAACGTTACTTGACGAGGGGATTCCTTGTGGGGCTGGTTCTGATGCACCTATAGAGACAGCTGACCCGCTTGCAACGATATATGCAGCGGTTATGAGGAAGAAGAAGGGAGATCCACACCAAGGATATTATCCTGAACAAAAACTCACTGTGTATGAAGCTGTCTCGCTCTATACAAAAGGAAGTGCCTACGCAATCGGTAAAGAAGATGAAATGGGTAGGATCAAGAGCGGATATAGTGCAGATTTCACCGTTCTTAGCGAAGATTTGTTCCGAATTGACCCAGAAAATATTCCAGATGTGACTGTTTTAAAGACAGTTGTCAATAATTCCATTGTTTATGCTGCAGAATAG
- the mbcS gene encoding acyl-CoA synthetase MbcS: protein MNNETLIAPQMYNAAEEMEKYANDHTRVAIKWLNDQGDEDEITYKQLFDEANELAKALLSLGLNKGDKVLIMMPRLIDTYKVYLANMKAGLVVIPCSEMLRAKDLSYRINHGEVKAVISYHPYTSQFDEIEDPIESLQYKIIVGGEQEGWTDLGEVIAKSNSSIALPSTEKDDMAFLSYTSGTTGQPKGVVHTHGWAYAHIRTAALSWLNIKEGDKVWATAGPGWQKWIWSPFVSVLGTGATGFVYNGKFDPNTYLELLQKHQINVLCCTPTEYRLMAKVDNLKDYNLAQLRSAVSAGEPLNREVIDIFRNYFNVTVRDGYGQTENTLLVGIVEGMEVRPGSMGKPTPGNRVEIINEEGNPVQPGEVGDISVHRDAPALFKEYYKDADRTSMAFRGDYYLTGDKAKKDEDGYFWFEGRGDDIIISSGYTIGPFEVEDALVKHPSVKECAVVGSPDEVRGLVVKAFIVLKNPAEAKSAELIPALQDHVKQLTAPYKYPRKIEFVDELPKTTSGKIRRIELRMKENQQKVN, encoded by the coding sequence TTGAACAATGAAACACTCATTGCACCACAAATGTATAATGCAGCAGAAGAAATGGAGAAATACGCAAACGATCATACACGTGTCGCAATTAAGTGGCTGAATGATCAGGGAGATGAGGATGAAATCACTTATAAGCAATTGTTTGATGAAGCGAATGAGCTTGCTAAGGCATTGCTTTCTCTAGGATTGAATAAAGGTGATAAAGTGCTCATCATGATGCCTCGCTTAATCGATACATATAAGGTGTATCTTGCTAATATGAAAGCTGGGCTGGTAGTTATTCCATGCTCAGAAATGCTTCGAGCAAAGGACTTGAGCTATCGGATCAATCACGGTGAAGTAAAGGCGGTTATATCTTACCACCCATACACTTCTCAATTTGATGAGATAGAGGATCCAATCGAAAGTTTACAATATAAAATCATTGTAGGTGGGGAGCAGGAAGGCTGGACTGATCTAGGTGAGGTGATCGCCAAGTCAAATTCATCGATCGCATTACCATCTACTGAAAAAGATGATATGGCGTTCTTATCTTATACATCTGGTACAACAGGCCAACCAAAAGGTGTTGTACATACACATGGTTGGGCTTATGCACATATCCGCACAGCTGCACTCTCATGGCTGAACATAAAAGAGGGCGATAAGGTTTGGGCAACGGCAGGTCCCGGATGGCAAAAGTGGATATGGAGTCCATTTGTATCCGTATTGGGGACGGGAGCGACAGGATTTGTTTATAACGGCAAGTTTGACCCGAATACTTATTTGGAATTATTGCAGAAGCATCAGATCAATGTACTTTGCTGTACACCTACAGAGTACAGGTTGATGGCAAAAGTAGATAATTTGAAGGATTACAACCTAGCCCAATTAAGAAGCGCTGTATCTGCAGGGGAACCATTAAACCGTGAAGTGATCGATATTTTTCGAAATTATTTCAACGTCACTGTACGAGATGGTTACGGACAAACAGAAAACACATTACTTGTCGGCATTGTGGAGGGAATGGAAGTACGTCCTGGCTCGATGGGCAAACCTACACCTGGTAACCGAGTTGAAATTATCAATGAAGAAGGAAATCCAGTCCAACCTGGTGAAGTTGGAGACATTTCCGTCCACCGTGACGCACCTGCCCTTTTCAAAGAGTATTATAAGGATGCAGACCGTACGAGCATGGCTTTCCGTGGTGACTATTACTTAACCGGTGATAAAGCGAAAAAGGATGAAGATGGATACTTCTGGTTTGAAGGTCGCGGTGACGACATTATCATTAGCTCTGGCTATACGATCGGACCGTTTGAAGTTGAAGACGCACTCGTTAAGCATCCTTCTGTTAAGGAATGTGCAGTGGTCGGAAGCCCAGATGAGGTGAGAGGTCTTGTCGTCAAAGCGTTTATCGTTTTGAAAAATCCGGCTGAAGCCAAATCAGCAGAACTCATCCCAGCACTTCAAGATCATGTAAAACAACTGACAGCTCCTTATAAATATCCGAGAAAAATCGAGTTTGTCGATGAATTACCGAAAACAACATCCGGAAAAATTCGCAGAATTGAACTTCGAATGAAAGAAAATCAACAAAAAGTGAATTAA
- a CDS encoding alpha/beta-type small acid-soluble spore protein: protein MAYQSNKLVVPGAQQAINAMKTEIASEFGVQLGPDSSARANGSVGGEITKRLVAMAQGQQPK, encoded by the coding sequence ATGGCATACCAATCAAACAAATTAGTTGTACCTGGAGCACAACAAGCTATCAACGCAATGAAGACTGAAATCGCTTCTGAATTTGGTGTTCAACTTGGACCAGACTCTTCTGCACGTGCAAACGGTTCTGTAGGTGGAGAGATCACTAAGCGTCTAGTAGCAATGGCTCAAGGTCAACAACCTAAGTAA
- the thiI gene encoding tRNA uracil 4-sulfurtransferase ThiI has product MIYDHIIVRYGELSLKGKNRHHFINRLKDTVKRKLKPYPEVTVQKAFDRMVIELNGQKHEPVIEKLQEIFGIQGLRLAVKCDLELETIQKTALEAMRDAGPDVKTFKVSTKRNYKQYPHDSQELNHLIGGYVLSNSEDISVDVHHPDVEIKVEIKPEAAYISCMDYPGAGGLPIGSAGKVMLMLSGGIDSPVAGYLAMKRGVRVEMVHFHSPPFTSERARQKVEDLTKVLTKFGGSIKMHVVPFTDVQKAIKKQIPDNYSMTVMRRYMLRITEEIAGRNDALAIATGESLGQVASQTLSSMNTINEVTNLPIIRPLITMDKIEIMDISRKIGTYDISIRPYEDCCTVFLPSAPKTKPNREKANRFEHHMEIDELVQQAVENTETVFFSEAKTRDDEEFSDLL; this is encoded by the coding sequence ATGATTTACGATCACATCATTGTTAGATATGGAGAGTTATCTTTAAAAGGTAAGAACAGACATCACTTTATCAATCGATTGAAAGATACAGTAAAACGGAAGCTAAAACCATACCCAGAAGTTACGGTACAAAAGGCGTTCGACCGCATGGTAATTGAATTAAATGGTCAAAAGCATGAACCAGTTATAGAAAAATTACAAGAAATATTCGGTATCCAAGGCTTGAGATTAGCTGTGAAGTGTGACTTAGAATTGGAAACCATTCAAAAGACTGCACTTGAAGCGATGCGAGATGCGGGTCCTGATGTAAAGACGTTTAAAGTTTCGACTAAGCGGAATTACAAACAATACCCACATGATTCTCAAGAGCTTAATCATCTAATCGGTGGATATGTCCTGTCAAATTCAGAAGATATTTCAGTAGATGTTCATCATCCGGATGTTGAAATTAAAGTTGAAATAAAACCTGAAGCGGCGTATATCAGTTGTATGGATTATCCTGGAGCTGGAGGCTTACCCATTGGAAGTGCTGGAAAAGTCATGTTGATGCTTTCAGGAGGAATTGACAGCCCGGTGGCAGGATACTTGGCGATGAAACGCGGTGTCAGAGTTGAAATGGTCCACTTTCATAGTCCGCCATTCACAAGTGAACGAGCTCGTCAGAAGGTTGAAGACTTAACGAAGGTACTTACTAAATTCGGCGGCAGCATAAAAATGCATGTCGTTCCATTTACTGACGTACAAAAAGCGATAAAAAAACAGATACCAGATAACTACAGCATGACGGTAATGCGAAGATATATGTTGCGCATAACAGAAGAGATAGCTGGACGAAATGATGCATTAGCTATTGCGACTGGTGAAAGTTTAGGACAAGTTGCAAGTCAGACGCTATCAAGTATGAATACGATTAATGAAGTGACAAACCTTCCAATCATCCGTCCCTTGATTACAATGGATAAAATTGAGATCATGGACATTTCACGCAAAATTGGAACGTATGATATTTCAATTCGTCCTTATGAGGATTGTTGTACAGTCTTTCTTCCATCAGCACCTAAAACGAAACCGAATCGTGAAAAAGCAAATCGATTTGAACATCACATGGAGATCGACGAATTAGTGCAACAAGCTGTTGAAAATACAGAGACAGTCTTCTTTAGTGAAGCAAAAACAAGGGATGATGAGGAATTCTCAGACCTGCTTTAA
- a CDS encoding cysteine desulfurase family protein — protein sequence MIYFDNSATTKPFPEVLETYVKVSEQYFANPSSIHRLGGEVERLINSARRQIAESIGVKSNEVVFTSGGTEANNLAIKGIAIEHQKRGRHLITTEIEHASCHATFKQLEKIGFEVTFLPVDAQGRISLTDLERSIKDETILVSIMHVNNELGTIQPIKEVGEMLKRHPKIFFHVDHIQGIGKVPLQFDQSGIDLCSFSSHKFHGPKGCGFLYVRSGVALSPLLTGGEQEFRKRAGTENVPGIIAMTKALRLTLLSMEERMNDMIDLKEFIKDQLSRLDPVQINTPERGSAPHILNFSIPGIKPEVLIHSLEEKDIFVSTKSACSSKSDAVSRVLEAVGYDFDRASSAIRVSFNFENTLSEGEIFVEALKEVVSNLQKVMRE from the coding sequence ATGATATATTTCGATAATAGTGCGACTACCAAACCCTTTCCTGAAGTCTTAGAGACATACGTAAAGGTTTCTGAACAATATTTTGCTAATCCATCATCCATCCATCGATTAGGTGGAGAGGTGGAACGGCTTATTAATAGTGCGAGAAGACAGATTGCAGAATCCATTGGTGTAAAGTCTAACGAAGTTGTCTTTACGTCTGGTGGAACGGAAGCAAATAACCTAGCAATCAAAGGGATCGCAATTGAGCATCAAAAACGCGGTCGTCATTTAATTACCACTGAAATTGAGCATGCATCCTGTCACGCCACTTTTAAACAATTAGAGAAAATTGGTTTTGAAGTGACTTTTTTACCTGTAGATGCGCAAGGTCGTATATCTCTTACTGATTTAGAGCGGTCAATTAAGGATGAGACGATTTTGGTTTCAATCATGCATGTGAATAATGAACTTGGAACGATCCAGCCTATTAAAGAAGTTGGAGAGATGCTGAAAAGGCATCCAAAAATCTTTTTCCATGTCGATCACATTCAAGGCATAGGGAAAGTACCTCTTCAGTTTGATCAATCTGGTATTGATTTATGTTCTTTTTCTAGTCATAAGTTTCATGGTCCAAAGGGGTGCGGGTTCTTGTACGTTAGGAGTGGCGTAGCACTTTCACCTTTGCTTACTGGTGGAGAACAAGAATTTCGAAAACGAGCTGGTACGGAAAATGTGCCTGGCATCATTGCAATGACAAAAGCACTCAGATTAACATTATTAAGTATGGAAGAACGAATGAACGACATGATTGATTTGAAAGAGTTTATCAAGGATCAATTATCAAGATTAGACCCAGTTCAAATCAATACGCCTGAACGAGGTAGCGCACCGCACATATTGAACTTTTCGATTCCTGGCATAAAGCCTGAGGTACTCATACATTCGTTAGAAGAAAAGGATATCTTTGTTTCTACAAAATCGGCATGTTCCTCCAAATCAGATGCAGTAAGTCGTGTTTTGGAAGCTGTCGGTTATGATTTTGACCGGGCGAGCAGTGCAATCCGTGTAAGTTTTAATTTTGAGAACACATTAAGTGAAGGTGAAATTTTTGTCGAAGCCCTGAAAGAAGTGGTTTCAAATTTACAGAAAGTAATGAGGGAGTAG
- the brnQ gene encoding branched-chain amino acid transport system II carrier protein, whose translation MSTKKALSMKETLTIGLMMFALFLGAGNMIFPPALGQTAGTNVWTAIIGFLITGVGLPLVGVIAIGLTGGTLRDLASRVHPGFAIIFSTLMYLAIGPFFGIPRTGTVAFEIGVTPFLPESMNSNGLPLFIYTIIFFGITFWFALNPTKLVDRIGKILTPILIIVIGLIVFKGIVNPMGSFSAPKGDYAESPFFTGFLNGYLTMDAIAALVFGIVVINAVKSRGVTDKKEIAKATTKAGIIAVSGLALVYLSLAYIGATSRGALGEMANGGAILTGSADLLFGQFGIVLLAVAITFACLTTSIGLVTACGEYFKSLMPKVSYNLIIAILCVFSGAIANVGLTQLINLTLPVLIGIYPLAIALIGYSYLHRQFGGHREVYMGGLLGAGLVSIFDALKQLNVDISAVADVMSTILPLYDQGIGWIVPSLVGAIIGYIIGRTRSQMTENPNPNQA comes from the coding sequence ATGTCTACTAAAAAAGCGCTTTCAATGAAAGAAACTTTAACAATAGGATTAATGATGTTCGCTCTATTCCTTGGAGCTGGTAATATGATTTTTCCGCCTGCACTCGGTCAAACAGCAGGAACGAACGTATGGACTGCCATTATCGGATTTTTAATTACAGGGGTTGGGTTACCGTTAGTCGGGGTAATTGCAATTGGTCTAACGGGTGGAACGTTGAGAGATTTAGCATCTCGTGTACACCCAGGTTTCGCGATTATTTTCTCTACATTAATGTACCTAGCAATTGGACCGTTTTTCGGAATACCTCGAACAGGGACAGTTGCATTTGAAATTGGGGTTACACCATTTTTACCAGAATCAATGAATTCCAACGGCCTTCCTTTATTTATATATACAATTATTTTCTTTGGCATTACGTTCTGGTTTGCATTGAATCCCACAAAACTCGTTGATCGTATAGGAAAGATATTGACACCGATTTTAATTATCGTGATCGGCTTAATTGTCTTTAAAGGTATCGTAAATCCAATGGGAAGCTTTTCAGCGCCTAAAGGGGATTATGCAGAGTCACCATTTTTCACAGGTTTCTTGAATGGATATCTCACAATGGATGCCATTGCTGCATTAGTGTTTGGAATTGTCGTGATTAATGCTGTAAAATCACGTGGTGTTACAGATAAGAAGGAAATTGCAAAGGCAACTACCAAAGCAGGGATTATTGCTGTAAGTGGACTTGCACTTGTTTATCTTTCTTTAGCATATATCGGAGCAACAAGTAGAGGCGCATTAGGAGAAATGGCAAATGGCGGAGCAATCTTAACTGGTTCGGCCGATCTCTTATTCGGACAATTCGGGATTGTTTTACTAGCTGTAGCGATTACATTTGCATGTTTAACGACTTCTATCGGGCTTGTTACAGCATGTGGCGAGTACTTCAAGAGTTTGATGCCGAAAGTATCCTATAACTTAATTATCGCGATTCTTTGCGTGTTCAGTGGCGCAATCGCTAACGTTGGATTGACCCAACTCATTAACTTAACTTTACCTGTTTTGATTGGTATTTATCCTTTAGCTATCGCACTCATCGGATACTCTTACCTTCACCGACAGTTTGGTGGACATCGCGAAGTCTATATGGGTGGATTACTAGGTGCCGGTCTGGTAAGTATCTTCGATGCGCTGAAGCAATTGAACGTTGATATTTCAGCTGTTGCTGACGTAATGAGTACCATTTTACCGCTATACGATCAAGGAATCGGATGGATCGTACCTTCATTAGTTGGTGCAATCATCGGTTATATCATCGGACGAACCCGATCACAAATGACGGAAAATCCTAACCCTAATCAAGCTTAA